The following are from one region of the Tenacibaculum dicentrarchi genome:
- a CDS encoding LamG-like jellyroll fold domain-containing protein, which yields MRIKNLGLLLLFSIVCSLNSFSQQELIRVTSQSISNNDASGNKWTLQVGSPFLGRNSTVNKRITNPLDIRFPWGVEFIHETFSYASFDISKGYFPDKISINWAIKNNLEDIDYIVVYRRELSKITKNFVKIATLPAITTNYEDKYVQGGTLYEYRIDAVGLPKIVKGAGKELRDYITGIGYRSPTAIITGNINFEGGNPVERVIIEALPTNGDKDTKRSGVNIPKNSALDINFVNKPITDKYTFQTWLKPGDGTFNNSEYIDLFTLKNASFLDTHKTLIKVNLKDANPYVEFNIQGAVYRLHNYIPAGKTDVKGNETLLPITHFLTDFTHISIVVEENTIPRLLINGTEIQQEDVAFLNAGVKKTTSKGADYSVTIPTKKTSLLSSTGITEEYNHFIVGAIGSKSIYLDELRIWKSALTEVTIHDDFHRYINGDDADLISYFRFDEGVGNYAYDLSHEGFEYNKNKAFFNSKLANDMPYWTSDVNNLPRKDQLGFLGMTDANGSYIISAIPYKGTGESYNISPRLGVHQFEPNQQIIYLGEDTPVVNKVNFTDISSFIYKGKILYDTKGVFKSFVELNSPDPDNPNFNGLTDGDQYVSNSSPGILDEGYNYYTRGAQKFSKGEYWYNNAGTTNDTSDDYLERYARIASEGVNILIDNQIVLDKNNTPVVSDSEGNFEISVPIGNHYISVAKTGHTFEYNGRFPANTSQTTEFFEDAQEQVIFVDKTRVDVVGRVVGGTVESAKPIGFGDKGIYTVNYEDEKNIKHKETVSSINNIGSANLTLSYAPPGASATGNTQFSFSTNAETGEYRVKALPLMYTINSIGGLTIPNNPSISILKANESLDFSSNITVTEKPKYTSGNKEKIEGVPYHFEKSFVYRAKPVLSALSQIGEDMIELPNKTSVTTAGTGYLFYKQFKNYSIELSRYEPYFNYDTDANGIESQVPIKDGELIITNNLALQGSEKTIINKKDESLLTYKFRGGLPSSIAPYTKTLNMFYRINSVDYPVQNYTNKAILLGGESDGSQTFVTEAPDIPDIILRDPPGSESSATIAKGETISFTTTNTVSSNSNFSTEFKFLLGVKFAAGGGLLGPVIETETTNDITTGIGISVASNDATSLTKTYTFNQEISTSDSPDFVGSKADLYIGQSKNYFYGSFNNIGTSSIKNNTALKLTNKDGKEIIINKQKSISFTEEPSNTFFVYTQDYIVEKLIPSLEEFVSQIKQGLLVGGKNGVLSEAQYVHQINQWKSVIRENEKTKYDAKNNRDQLKSEAKLYVKNEIKQIEEALLSGDDPSSEAILNKNLQDSKKLLNVINANFEKNISFDSGAGAITRSVETSLVRNKTNSIEVDFEEAFALTLGFNLNKFGFQNTTSTTLNQTLGTELSEESENTTSISYTLQDSDENNLFSIDIINSFDGNGPIFSLIGGVSSCPYEAGDKSLFYNKASYIAPNYNDPNYKVENIPLLKKSLREELGNATQQLEKPNITVEVANVSNVPESETAQFKLTLLNLSASETTASFTLQVDPASNPNNAVINVDPQGLTFNDMPYNEPTEYLLTLNKSVGDVYKYEDIIVQFKSTCDTEIVSSVSLSAFFTPSCSSVNVSSPVNNWVFNIDQAFNNDNTSNSLPIKLVDYNLNYESFEKIELQYRLISSPSWTNLHTYYTSQNHLDASGSTTNVSLINTPEINYNWDIVGKKINNGNYEIRAISNCMNGTTYTSDVITGRIDLDAPVVFGTPTPTDGILSYGEDIVVRFNQPISYNQAVSLIQVTGQTNQQEINHNVSANFNGASNTVKLDNPLFQTGDFTLEFWMNNNTKTANATILKQENGVNIALKNDQITFNFAGSTTSGTITNDDLFHHYAFVYNASEGSISIHEDSSNIATLGISKNVQYSYKNPVVIGGNTFVGNIHDLRIWSKSLTLSDVASNLNTKYLGNERNLIGLWPMDEGNGTIANDIARFKNAKVNTDWSIKPSGTSYEFKNNQYLACDDVNLVQINNQMDVTLSFWVKTDKNQQATLISNGRGDDKDVASSNGTRNKWAINLATDGNLSLMNENNSYALTTKSITDGNWHHVAVLLNRQGSLRTYIDSDLVSTNNSEKIAAFYGDKIWIGARGHKDLAGIETTDNHFSGYLSEVRLWNTLRSTEQIARDRFFEIDFNTPGLYFYMKMNKPGALANPLPSYYHIALNNQVFSSNAVINAGTSNYSKDTPPIKPSRDLINFPVSYTINGDELIIKPNVTNPSVIENQVLDITVNRMFDDVNNVQQSPITWTAYIDKNQLNWSIDGKSKIVDKKIPFNQGGTFEIEVRNNGGTPTQFNISNVPSWLSLTASSGTIDPASVITITGTTDEELSVGNYQHDMYLNSDYGYDEKIQLNLSVNSVGPKWEINPANFDYSLNIVGKIKIDAVFAENNTDKVAAFVNGELRGVSSLFYDKDYDEYFVFLTVYANKSSGEDISFKVWDASTDVTYPVTINNKLTIPFVNNNIMGTKKTPQIFENSDELYQSINLNSGWTWMSFFVNDANLSNINTLTADLNLTTSDRILSNSPSLLETYQQYSDPSLSGWSGSISNVAGGMNTKQMYKVYSKNINTLSASGTNVDLNTWSFPIQKNWNWLPYIVSKNTPLNEALANFNATDGDVIKSQNKFAIYDALNNGWSGNLNFLEQGKGYMLKSSSSQNFTYPSYLNQQVSKRNFVRSAKRSNSNKTNTFNKYASNMNAIVKIPTDYSMLKVYNSNGEIRGKSEAININGNNLHFISMFSNISEKLTFFIQKDNGSKEEITSESVQFKNDEVLGTITQPIVIETLDDEIKISPNAFDDEIKISFKKQQTNVAVTIYSTIGQVSYQKNYKMDKNNKLIILTDFNLSSGTYIIKVVTDSNTVIKHLIKK from the coding sequence ATGCGTATAAAAAATTTAGGACTACTATTACTTTTTAGTATCGTATGTTCTTTAAATAGTTTTTCTCAGCAAGAATTGATTCGGGTTACTTCTCAATCAATTTCAAATAACGATGCTAGTGGAAACAAATGGACTCTACAAGTAGGAAGTCCTTTTCTAGGAAGGAACTCTACAGTTAATAAAAGAATAACAAACCCTTTAGATATAAGATTTCCATGGGGTGTAGAATTTATTCATGAAACTTTTTCTTATGCTTCTTTTGATATTTCAAAAGGATACTTTCCTGATAAAATATCCATAAATTGGGCTATAAAAAATAATTTAGAAGATATAGACTATATTGTTGTTTACAGAAGAGAGTTAAGTAAGATTACAAAAAATTTTGTTAAAATAGCAACCTTACCTGCCATAACAACAAATTATGAAGATAAATATGTACAAGGAGGAACACTTTATGAATATAGAATTGATGCCGTAGGGCTTCCTAAAATTGTTAAAGGTGCTGGAAAGGAATTAAGAGATTATATTACAGGGATTGGGTATAGAAGCCCAACTGCTATTATTACTGGAAATATAAATTTCGAAGGAGGTAACCCTGTAGAAAGGGTAATTATTGAAGCATTGCCAACTAATGGAGATAAAGACACCAAAAGATCTGGTGTTAATATACCTAAAAACAGTGCTCTTGATATCAACTTTGTAAATAAACCTATTACAGATAAATACACTTTCCAAACTTGGTTAAAGCCTGGAGATGGAACTTTTAATAATTCAGAATATATTGATTTATTTACCTTAAAAAATGCTTCTTTTTTAGATACACATAAAACACTAATAAAAGTAAATTTAAAAGACGCTAATCCTTACGTCGAATTTAATATACAAGGAGCTGTTTATCGATTACATAATTATATACCTGCGGGTAAAACTGATGTAAAAGGAAATGAAACTCTACTCCCTATTACTCATTTTTTAACAGATTTCACACATATTTCTATAGTTGTAGAAGAAAATACAATTCCTAGATTATTAATAAACGGAACTGAAATTCAGCAAGAAGATGTTGCTTTTCTTAATGCTGGAGTAAAAAAAACAACCTCTAAAGGAGCTGATTATAGTGTTACAATTCCTACTAAGAAAACAAGCTTACTTTCTAGTACAGGAATTACTGAAGAATATAATCATTTTATTGTTGGAGCTATCGGTTCTAAATCAATTTATTTAGATGAATTAAGAATCTGGAAATCGGCTTTAACAGAAGTAACTATTCATGATGATTTCCATAGATATATTAATGGAGATGATGCTGACCTAATTTCTTATTTCAGATTTGATGAAGGTGTTGGTAATTATGCTTATGATTTATCACACGAAGGATTTGAATATAATAAAAATAAAGCTTTTTTTAATAGTAAATTAGCTAATGATATGCCTTATTGGACAAGTGATGTAAATAATTTACCTAGAAAAGATCAATTAGGGTTTTTAGGCATGACAGATGCAAACGGTAGTTATATCATCTCTGCAATTCCTTACAAAGGAACAGGTGAATCTTATAATATATCTCCAAGACTTGGTGTACATCAATTTGAACCTAATCAACAAATTATATACTTAGGTGAAGATACTCCTGTAGTTAATAAAGTTAATTTTACAGATATTTCTTCATTCATCTACAAAGGAAAAATTTTATATGATACTAAAGGTGTTTTTAAATCTTTTGTTGAACTAAATAGCCCTGACCCTGACAACCCTAATTTCAACGGATTAACAGATGGAGATCAATACGTTAGTAATTCTAGCCCAGGAATTTTAGATGAAGGTTATAATTATTATACCAGAGGGGCTCAAAAATTTTCTAAAGGAGAGTATTGGTATAACAATGCAGGTACAACCAATGATACTAGCGATGATTATTTAGAACGATATGCTCGAATTGCATCAGAAGGAGTAAATATTTTAATAGATAATCAAATTGTTTTAGATAAAAACAATACTCCTGTAGTAAGTGACAGCGAAGGTAATTTTGAAATAAGTGTTCCTATTGGAAATCATTATATTTCTGTTGCTAAAACAGGTCACACATTTGAATATAACGGAAGGTTCCCAGCAAACACTTCTCAAACAACCGAATTTTTTGAAGATGCTCAAGAACAAGTGATTTTTGTAGATAAAACAAGGGTTGATGTTGTTGGTCGAGTTGTCGGTGGTACTGTAGAATCAGCAAAACCAATTGGTTTTGGTGATAAAGGAATATATACTGTAAATTATGAAGATGAAAAAAACATTAAACATAAAGAAACTGTTAGTTCTATAAATAATATTGGTTCAGCAAACTTAACATTAAGTTATGCACCTCCAGGTGCTTCTGCTACAGGAAATACACAATTTTCGTTTTCAACAAATGCCGAAACAGGAGAGTATAGAGTGAAAGCATTACCGTTAATGTACACTATTAATTCAATTGGAGGCTTAACAATCCCTAATAATCCTAGTATTTCAATATTAAAAGCTAATGAATCTTTAGATTTCTCTTCTAATATAACAGTAACTGAAAAACCTAAATATACTAGTGGTAATAAAGAAAAAATAGAAGGAGTTCCTTACCATTTTGAAAAAAGTTTTGTGTACAGAGCTAAACCTGTATTAAGTGCTTTATCTCAAATAGGTGAAGATATGATTGAATTACCTAATAAAACTTCTGTTACCACAGCAGGAACAGGGTATCTATTCTATAAACAGTTTAAAAACTACTCTATTGAATTAAGTAGATATGAACCGTATTTTAATTATGATACAGATGCTAATGGTATTGAATCTCAAGTACCAATTAAAGATGGTGAGTTAATAATTACCAATAACCTTGCTTTACAAGGTTCTGAAAAAACTATTATCAATAAAAAAGATGAGAGTTTATTAACTTATAAATTTAGAGGAGGTTTACCTTCTTCAATAGCTCCTTATACTAAAACATTAAATATGTTTTACAGAATTAATTCGGTAGATTATCCTGTACAAAACTATACTAATAAAGCTATTTTACTTGGAGGAGAATCTGACGGAAGTCAAACTTTTGTAACCGAAGCTCCAGATATTCCAGATATTATTTTAAGAGACCCTCCTGGTTCTGAAAGTTCTGCAACCATAGCTAAAGGAGAAACAATTAGTTTTACCACTACAAATACCGTAAGTAGTAATAGTAATTTTTCTACTGAATTCAAATTTTTGTTAGGAGTTAAATTTGCTGCTGGTGGTGGATTACTTGGTCCTGTTATTGAAACAGAAACTACAAATGATATTACAACAGGTATTGGTATTTCCGTAGCTTCTAATGATGCTACCAGCCTTACCAAAACATATACTTTTAATCAAGAAATTTCAACAAGTGATTCTCCTGATTTTGTAGGTTCTAAAGCTGATTTATACATAGGGCAATCTAAAAATTATTTTTACGGTTCGTTTAATAATATAGGAACGTCTTCTATTAAAAATAATACAGCATTAAAATTAACAAATAAAGATGGAAAAGAAATTATTATAAATAAACAAAAATCTATTTCTTTTACAGAAGAACCTTCTAATACATTCTTTGTATACACACAAGATTATATTGTTGAAAAGTTAATTCCTTCTCTAGAAGAATTTGTTTCTCAAATAAAACAAGGATTATTAGTTGGAGGTAAAAATGGTGTTTTATCAGAAGCCCAGTACGTACATCAAATTAACCAATGGAAATCTGTTATTCGTGAAAATGAAAAAACAAAGTATGACGCTAAAAATAACAGAGATCAATTAAAAAGTGAAGCTAAATTATACGTTAAAAATGAAATAAAGCAAATAGAAGAAGCTTTACTTAGTGGTGATGACCCTTCTTCTGAAGCTATTTTAAATAAAAATCTTCAAGATTCAAAAAAATTATTAAATGTAATTAATGCTAATTTTGAAAAAAATATTTCTTTTGACTCTGGTGCAGGAGCAATTACAAGATCTGTTGAAACTTCTTTAGTAAGAAATAAAACAAATTCAATTGAGGTCGATTTTGAAGAAGCATTTGCACTTACATTAGGTTTTAACCTTAATAAATTTGGTTTTCAAAATACAACCTCAACAACATTAAATCAAACATTAGGTACTGAACTTTCTGAAGAATCAGAGAATACAACTAGTATTAGTTATACTCTTCAAGATAGTGATGAGAATAATTTATTTAGTATCGATATTATAAACTCTTTTGATGGAAATGGACCTATTTTTAGTTTAATTGGAGGTGTTAGTTCATGTCCTTATGAAGCTGGCGATAAAAGTTTATTTTATAATAAAGCTTCTTATATCGCTCCAAACTATAATGATCCTAATTATAAAGTTGAAAATATCCCACTTCTTAAAAAATCATTACGTGAAGAGTTAGGTAACGCAACACAACAATTAGAAAAACCAAATATTACTGTTGAGGTTGCTAATGTAAGTAATGTACCTGAAAGTGAAACAGCACAATTTAAATTGACTTTATTAAATTTAAGCGCTTCGGAAACAACTGCAAGCTTTACATTACAGGTTGACCCTGCTTCGAACCCTAATAATGCTGTGATTAATGTAGACCCTCAAGGTTTAACTTTTAATGACATGCCTTATAATGAACCAACCGAATATTTACTTACCCTAAATAAATCAGTTGGAGATGTTTATAAATATGAAGATATTATTGTTCAATTTAAAAGTACTTGTGATACTGAAATAGTAAGCAGTGTTAGTCTTTCTGCTTTCTTTACACCTTCTTGTTCTAGCGTTAATGTAAGTTCGCCTGTTAATAATTGGGTTTTTAATATCGACCAAGCATTTAATAATGATAATACATCAAATAGTCTTCCTATTAAATTGGTTGATTATAATCTAAACTACGAAAGCTTTGAGAAAATCGAATTACAATATCGATTAATTTCATCTCCTAGTTGGACTAATTTACACACCTATTATACATCGCAAAATCATTTAGATGCCTCAGGAAGTACAACTAATGTTTCACTAATAAATACTCCTGAAATTAATTATAACTGGGATATTGTAGGTAAAAAGATTAATAATGGTAATTATGAAATTAGAGCAATTTCTAACTGTATGAACGGTACTACTTACACTTCTGATGTAATTACTGGTAGAATCGATTTAGATGCACCTGTTGTTTTTGGAACACCAACACCAACCGATGGAATTCTTAGTTATGGTGAAGATATTGTTGTTCGTTTTAACCAACCAATTTCTTACAATCAAGCGGTTAGTTTAATACAAGTTACAGGGCAAACAAATCAGCAAGAAATAAACCATAATGTTTCGGCTAATTTTAATGGTGCTAGTAATACTGTAAAATTAGATAATCCTTTATTTCAAACAGGTGATTTCACCTTAGAATTCTGGATGAATAATAATACTAAAACAGCTAACGCAACCATTTTAAAACAAGAAAATGGTGTAAATATAGCTCTTAAAAATGACCAAATAACTTTTAATTTTGCAGGAAGTACTACTTCAGGAACAATTACTAATGATGATTTATTCCATCATTATGCTTTTGTTTATAACGCATCAGAAGGAAGTATTTCAATCCACGAAGATAGCAGTAATATCGCTACTTTAGGAATTTCAAAAAACGTTCAATATTCATACAAAAATCCTGTAGTTATTGGAGGAAACACTTTTGTTGGAAATATACACGATTTAAGAATTTGGTCTAAATCATTAACATTAAGTGACGTTGCTTCTAACTTAAATACTAAATATTTAGGTAACGAGCGAAACTTAATCGGTTTATGGCCTATGGATGAAGGTAATGGTACAATTGCTAACGATATTGCACGTTTTAAAAATGCTAAAGTTAATACTGATTGGAGTATTAAGCCAAGTGGAACTTCTTATGAGTTTAAAAACAATCAATATTTAGCTTGTGATGATGTTAATCTTGTTCAAATTAACAACCAAATGGATGTTACCCTAAGTTTTTGGGTTAAAACAGATAAAAATCAACAAGCTACATTAATTTCTAACGGACGAGGTGATGACAAAGATGTTGCATCATCAAACGGAACAAGAAATAAATGGGCTATTAACTTAGCTACAGATGGTAATTTAAGTTTAATGAACGAAAATAATTCGTACGCATTAACAACTAAGAGTATTACTGATGGTAATTGGCATCATGTTGCTGTTTTATTAAACAGACAAGGTAGTTTAAGAACTTATATCGATTCTGATCTTGTAAGTACGAATAATTCAGAAAAAATTGCCGCTTTTTATGGTGATAAAATATGGATAGGTGCTAGAGGTCATAAAGATTTAGCTGGTATTGAAACTACTGATAACCATTTTTCTGGATATTTATCAGAAGTTAGATTATGGAATACTTTAAGAAGTACAGAACAAATAGCTAGAGACCGATTTTTTGAAATCGATTTCAATACGCCTGGTTTATATTTCTATATGAAAATGAACAAACCTGGTGCATTAGCAAATCCGCTACCAAGTTATTATCATATCGCTTTAAACAATCAAGTGTTTAGCTCAAATGCTGTTATTAATGCTGGTACTTCGAATTATTCAAAAGATACACCACCTATTAAACCTAGCAGAGATTTAATTAATTTCCCTGTAAGTTATACCATTAATGGTGATGAGTTAATTATAAAACCAAACGTAACTAACCCATCTGTAATAGAAAATCAAGTATTAGATATTACAGTAAATAGAATGTTTGATGACGTTAACAACGTACAACAATCTCCTATAACTTGGACTGCTTATATTGATAAAAATCAATTAAATTGGTCTATTGATGGAAAAAGTAAAATTGTTGATAAAAAAATTCCTTTTAACCAAGGAGGTACTTTTGAAATCGAAGTCAGAAATAACGGAGGTACACCAACACAATTTAATATTAGTAATGTACCGAGCTGGTTATCATTAACAGCTTCTTCAGGAACTATTGACCCTGCAAGTGTTATCACCATTACAGGAACTACAGATGAAGAACTTTCTGTTGGAAACTATCAACATGACATGTACTTAAATAGTGATTACGGTTATGATGAAAAAATTCAATTAAACTTGAGCGTAAATTCTGTTGGTCCTAAATGGGAAATAAATCCTGCTAATTTTGATTATAGCCTTAATATTGTAGGTAAAATTAAAATAGATGCTGTATTTGCTGAAAATAATACTGACAAAGTAGCTGCATTTGTAAATGGAGAACTTCGAGGTGTATCTTCTTTATTTTACGATAAAGATTACGACGAATACTTTGTTTTCCTTACCGTCTATGCAAATAAATCGAGTGGTGAAGATATTAGTTTTAAAGTTTGGGACGCATCTACTGATGTTACTTATCCTGTTACCATTAATAATAAATTAACAATACCTTTTGTTAATAATAATATTATGGGAACTAAAAAAACACCTCAAATTTTTGAAAACTCAGATGAATTATATCAATCTATAAACCTTAACAGCGGTTGGACTTGGATGTCATTTTTTGTAAATGATGCTAATTTATCAAACATCAATACATTAACTGCCGATTTAAATTTAACAACTTCTGACAGAATTTTAAGTAATTCACCGTCATTATTAGAAACCTATCAACAATACAGTGACCCTAGTTTAAGTGGTTGGTCAGGGTCTATAAGTAATGTTGCAGGAGGAATGAACACAAAGCAAATGTACAAGGTGTATTCAAAAAACATCAATACATTAAGTGCTTCAGGAACTAATGTTGATTTAAATACTTGGTCGTTTCCAATACAAAAAAACTGGAACTGGTTACCTTATATTGTTTCTAAAAACACACCTTTAAATGAAGCTTTAGCCAACTTTAATGCAACCGATGGCGATGTAATTAAATCTCAAAATAAATTCGCTATTTATGATGCTTTAAATAATGGTTGGTCTGGTAATTTAAATTTCCTTGAACAAGGTAAAGGATATATGTTAAAATCTTCAAGTAGTCAGAATTTTACATATCCATCATATCTAAATCAGCAAGTATCTAAAAGGAATTTTGTTCGTAGCGCTAAAAGAAGTAATTCAAATAAAACGAATACTTTTAATAAATACGCTTCAAATATGAATGCTATTGTAAAAATCCCTACAGATTATAGTATGCTTAAAGTTTACAATTCAAACGGAGAAATTCGAGGTAAATCTGAAGCTATTAATATCAATGGAAATAATTTACATTTTATCTCAATGTTTTCTAATATATCAGAAAAGTTAACATTCTTTATTCAAAAAGATAATGGTTCTAAAGAAGAAATAACTTCTGAATCAGTACAGTTTAAGAATGATGAGGTATTAGGTACAATTACACAGCCAATAGTAATTGAAACACTTGATGATGAAATCAAAATTTCTCCAAATGCTTTTGATGATGAAATCAAAATAAGTTTCAAAAAACAACAAACAAATGTTGCTGTTACAATTTATTCAACAATAGGACAAGTTTCTTATCAAAAGAACTATAAAATGGATAAAAACAACAAACTTATAATTCTTACTGATTTTAATTTATCAAGCGGAACTTATATTATAAAAGTTGTTACAGATTCTAATACAGTAATTAAGCATCTAATAAAAAAATAG
- a CDS encoding MarR family winged helix-turn-helix transcriptional regulator yields the protein MGDISEDIKSKFPNNKIKALINIKYTANWLSSNENDFFKPYGISPQQFNILRILRGASKPIKVQVIKDRMIERAPNATRLMDKLCDKKFIERIRCKHDRRVVYINISKKGLELLTTIDTSTELNFLDNLTENEATLLSDLLDKIR from the coding sequence ATGGGAGATATTTCTGAGGATATAAAATCTAAATTTCCGAATAATAAAATAAAGGCACTTATCAATATAAAATATACAGCAAACTGGTTAAGTAGTAATGAAAATGATTTTTTTAAGCCTTACGGAATATCACCACAGCAATTTAATATTTTACGAATTTTAAGAGGTGCAAGTAAGCCTATAAAAGTACAAGTTATTAAAGACAGAATGATTGAACGAGCACCTAATGCAACTCGTTTAATGGATAAATTATGCGATAAGAAATTTATAGAACGCATTCGATGTAAACATGATAGGAGAGTTGTTTATATTAACATATCTAAGAAAGGTTTAGAATTGTTAACAACAATTGATACCTCAACAGAACTAAATTTTTTAGATAATTTAACAGAAAATGAAGCAACTTTATTAAGTGATTTATTAGATAAAATCAGATAA
- a CDS encoding OsmC family protein, giving the protein MAGKVSSKVILSNRNYVAEAKMRNHFVITDQPVEKGGDNNGPTPVEYLLTAIGGCVSITLRTYAENKNWNVGEITVNVTQQIRLTSEGIKKSLIEKISFEKEITKAQKEILLEVAGTCPVAQMVKGTTEIVSSIQ; this is encoded by the coding sequence ATGGCAGGTAAAGTATCATCAAAAGTAATATTAAGTAATCGTAATTATGTGGCGGAAGCAAAAATGAGAAATCATTTTGTAATTACAGATCAGCCTGTTGAAAAAGGAGGAGACAATAATGGACCAACACCTGTTGAATATTTATTAACCGCAATTGGTGGTTGTGTTTCCATAACTTTAAGAACCTATGCCGAAAATAAAAATTGGAATGTAGGTGAAATTACAGTTAATGTTACACAGCAAATAAGGTTAACATCCGAAGGAATAAAAAAATCATTAATAGAAAAAATATCTTTTGAAAAAGAGATAACTAAAGCTCAAAAAGAAATATTATTAGAAGTTGCAGGAACATGTCCTGTTGCACAAATGGTAAAAGGAACAACCGAAATAGTAAGTAGTATTCAATAA
- a CDS encoding bifunctional helix-turn-helix transcriptional regulator/GNAT family N-acetyltransferase: MDALKGFGEIGIGSRLKRVSEYMMRETQLVYDAFNIDFDPYLFPAFKIIKNKKGVTNTQITNSLQISQPATTQAINKLLKKELIFLEEDKLDKRKKVIFLSKKGKQLVKTVTPLWNSIEYIIKEYTYISSNSLVEHLNILEEKFNKKSFSQAIIIHTKMTLKKTTSLEIISFKPVYATDFYNLNIEWISSFFEVEAYDKEVLKNPDTYIINKGGHIFFAKLDDKIIGTVALMPIKNKKESSEKNKPTVFELTKMAVSPQYRGFKTGQKLMQKCIDFAKSQQFSKLVLYSNRKLENAIYIYKKYGFLEIPVEKNCPYERSDIKMSLKIND; encoded by the coding sequence ATGGATGCGTTAAAAGGATTTGGAGAAATAGGAATCGGATCACGTCTAAAAAGAGTGAGTGAATACATGATGCGAGAAACTCAATTGGTTTATGATGCTTTTAATATTGATTTTGACCCCTATCTATTTCCAGCTTTTAAAATTATAAAAAATAAAAAAGGAGTTACAAATACCCAAATAACAAACAGCTTACAAATTTCGCAACCTGCCACAACACAAGCGATCAATAAACTATTAAAAAAAGAATTAATTTTCTTAGAAGAAGACAAACTTGACAAGCGTAAAAAGGTAATATTTCTGTCTAAAAAAGGCAAACAATTAGTTAAAACTGTAACACCTCTTTGGAATAGTATTGAATATATAATTAAAGAATACACCTATATATCTTCCAATTCATTAGTAGAACATTTAAATATTTTAGAAGAAAAATTTAATAAAAAATCATTCAGTCAAGCAATTATAATACACACTAAAATGACGTTAAAAAAAACAACTTCTCTTGAAATCATATCTTTTAAACCAGTCTACGCTACTGATTTTTATAATTTAAACATCGAATGGATTTCTTCTTTTTTTGAAGTAGAGGCTTATGACAAAGAAGTTTTAAAAAATCCTGACACGTATATTATTAACAAAGGCGGGCATATTTTTTTCGCAAAACTAGACGATAAAATTATTGGAACCGTTGCTTTAATGCCGATAAAAAACAAAAAAGAATCATCAGAAAAGAATAAACCAACTGTTTTTGAACTTACCAAAATGGCGGTTTCCCCTCAATATAGAGGCTTTAAAACAGGGCAAAAATTAATGCAAAAATGTATTGATTTTGCAAAAAGCCAACAATTTAGTAAGCTTGTTTTATATTCTAACCGAAAACTTGAAAATGCTATTTATATTTATAAAAAATATGGTTTTTTAGAAATTCCTGTAGAAAAAAACTGTCCTTACGAGCGTTCTGACATTAAAATGTCGTTAAAAATAAACGACTAA